In one window of Tellurirhabdus rosea DNA:
- a CDS encoding DUF1207 domain-containing protein: MKQVLLLFVSLLSVTVAAQDTDAARAEADSILSLVQGMMNEPDAPRREFLPQGHLFEPIVLDPLEAQTYVSLLPSYTINGDRYEGSMVPFAFGLRKPFWRWNREGWSSEFAIDVASFTQFEIYSDPTTRRQRRQLVNTDYRVGFWYNLKVREHAWRFRVYHLSSHLGDDYTIRNGISYYLPNAVNYEQVDLTYSHQRNGFRKYVGLGVVLRKPTERKRLAGQAGVYFRNLRNAASKARFVAGADVKVWEQTAFKPGLHAGFGLELGTPSRHVTFLIEGYNGFRPYSLYEGQHVSWAGVGFYFSPI; the protein is encoded by the coding sequence ATGAAACAAGTCCTTTTACTTTTTGTAAGCCTTCTTTCGGTGACCGTGGCGGCTCAGGATACGGATGCCGCCCGGGCGGAGGCCGACAGCATCCTCAGTCTGGTCCAGGGCATGATGAACGAGCCGGACGCGCCGCGCCGCGAGTTTCTGCCGCAGGGGCATCTTTTCGAGCCGATTGTGCTGGACCCGCTGGAGGCGCAGACCTACGTCAGCCTGCTGCCTTCCTACACCATCAACGGTGACCGCTACGAAGGGTCTATGGTTCCGTTTGCCTTTGGCCTCCGCAAGCCGTTCTGGCGCTGGAATCGCGAAGGCTGGTCGAGCGAATTTGCCATCGACGTAGCTTCCTTCACGCAGTTTGAAATTTACAGCGACCCGACTACCCGTCGGCAGCGGCGGCAACTGGTCAATACGGACTACCGGGTTGGGTTCTGGTACAATCTGAAAGTGCGGGAACATGCCTGGCGCTTCCGGGTCTATCACCTGTCTTCGCATCTGGGCGACGATTACACCATTCGTAACGGCATCAGTTATTACCTGCCCAATGCGGTCAATTACGAGCAGGTGGACCTGACCTACAGTCACCAGCGGAACGGCTTTCGGAAGTATGTCGGGCTGGGAGTTGTGCTTCGGAAGCCGACCGAGCGGAAGCGGCTGGCCGGTCAGGCGGGTGTTTATTTCCGGAATCTGCGGAATGCAGCCTCAAAAGCCCGTTTTGTGGCCGGGGCGGATGTGAAGGTGTGGGAGCAGACCGCCTTTAAACCCGGCCTGCATGCGGGCTTTGGCCTCGAACTGGGTACGCCCAGCCGCCACGTGACGTTCCTGATTGAAGGGTACAACGGCTTCCGGCCGTACAGCCTGTACGAAGGCCAGCACGTGAGCTGGGCAGGCGTGGGGTTTTACTTTAGTCCGATATAA
- a CDS encoding inositol oxygenase family protein encodes MQANNPTVSEQNPLESLEQWEDDLLLRYPEPEHKAKEDYRNYDDPARDTVREFYRLNHQYQTYDFVRQKEAEFLKFDKKEMTVWGVAEFLNTLIDDSDPDTDLDQLQHLLQTSEAIRADGHPDWFVLTGFLHDMGKVLCLFGEPQWAVVGDTFPVGCAHSDRIVYPEYFELNPDSKDERFNTQYGVYEPNCGLRNVHMSWGHDEYLYQMMKPYMPEPALYMMRYHSFYAQHRENAYDYLMDDHDREMFKWVKRFNPYDLYSKSPKPPVVSELKPYYEDLIAKYLPSTIKL; translated from the coding sequence ATGCAAGCCAATAACCCGACGGTTTCCGAGCAAAATCCGCTCGAAAGTCTTGAGCAGTGGGAAGACGACCTGCTCCTCCGCTATCCCGAACCGGAGCATAAAGCCAAAGAAGATTACCGCAACTACGATGACCCGGCCCGGGACACCGTTCGGGAATTTTACCGGCTCAATCACCAGTACCAGACGTATGACTTCGTGCGGCAGAAAGAAGCGGAGTTCCTCAAATTTGACAAGAAGGAAATGACCGTCTGGGGCGTGGCCGAATTCCTCAATACCCTCATCGACGATTCGGACCCGGACACGGACCTCGACCAGCTTCAGCACCTGCTGCAAACCTCGGAAGCCATCCGCGCGGACGGCCATCCCGACTGGTTTGTGCTGACGGGCTTTCTGCACGACATGGGCAAGGTGCTCTGTCTGTTCGGTGAACCCCAGTGGGCCGTCGTGGGCGATACCTTCCCGGTTGGCTGCGCCCATTCGGACAGAATCGTCTACCCCGAGTATTTCGAACTGAATCCCGACTCGAAAGACGAGCGCTTCAACACCCAGTACGGCGTTTACGAACCGAACTGCGGCCTGCGGAACGTACATATGTCGTGGGGCCACGACGAGTATCTGTACCAGATGATGAAGCCGTATATGCCCGAACCAGCGCTGTACATGATGCGTTACCACTCGTTCTACGCCCAGCACCGCGAGAATGCCTACGACTACCTCATGGACGACCACGACCGCGAGATGTTCAAGTGGGTGAAGCGCTTCAACCCGTACGATCTGTACTCGAAAAGCCCGAAGCCGCCCGTCGTGAGCGAACTGAAGCCGTACTACGAGGATCTGATTGCAAAGTATCTGCCGAGCACGATCAAATTGTAA
- the plsY gene encoding glycerol-3-phosphate 1-O-acyltransferase PlsY encodes MNVLIICLTTVVAYLLGSIPTAVWYGEAFFGIDIREHGSGNAGATNTFRVLGKRAGTIVMLIDVLKGYTATILSTILLFLDVIPESEWLMFKLVFGLVAVVGHVFPFFARFKGGKGVASLLGMVLATHPEVAAVCIGIFLVVLISSQYVSLGSMLAALAFPVLLLLNVFGQKESPLLIGFGFVVFLIVVITHKKNIGRILRGKENRTILIKPKKEDK; translated from the coding sequence ATGAACGTATTGATCATTTGTCTGACGACGGTAGTGGCGTATTTACTAGGTTCTATTCCCACCGCAGTTTGGTACGGAGAAGCGTTTTTCGGGATTGACATCCGCGAGCACGGCAGTGGAAACGCGGGCGCGACCAACACGTTTCGGGTTTTAGGCAAGCGGGCCGGCACCATCGTGATGCTGATCGATGTTCTGAAAGGCTATACGGCCACCATCTTATCCACAATTTTACTTTTCCTCGATGTTATTCCCGAATCCGAATGGCTGATGTTCAAACTGGTGTTTGGACTGGTGGCCGTGGTCGGGCACGTATTTCCCTTTTTTGCACGATTCAAAGGTGGCAAGGGCGTTGCCTCGCTGCTGGGGATGGTGCTGGCTACGCACCCTGAGGTGGCGGCCGTCTGCATCGGTATCTTTCTGGTCGTGCTGATTTCCTCGCAATACGTTTCCCTCGGTTCCATGCTGGCCGCGCTGGCCTTTCCGGTGCTGCTGCTGCTGAATGTCTTCGGACAGAAGGAAAGCCCGCTGCTGATCGGCTTCGGTTTCGTCGTCTTTCTGATTGTCGTCATTACCCACAAAAAGAACATCGGCCGGATTCTGCGCGGCAAGGAAAACCGAACCATTCTGATCAAACCCAAAAAAGAAGACAAGTAA
- the atpD gene encoding F0F1 ATP synthase subunit beta has product MTTATATNTGKVTQVIGPVVDVSFEGEGSRLPAILDALEVTKANGQKVILECQQHLGEDRVRTIAMDSTEGLERGSTVVHLGTQITMPTGDGIRGRLFNVVGQAIDGIPQPKSEGGMSIHRAAPKFEDLATSTEVLFTGIKVIDLLEPYAKGGKIGLFGGAGVGKTVLIQELINNIAKAYAGLSVFAGVGERTREGNDLLREMIEAGIIKYGDNFKHSMEEGGWDLSQVDAETLKESQATFIFGQMNEPPGARARVALSGLTIAEHFRDGDGTGQGRDILFFIDNIFRFTQAGSEVSALLGRMPSAVGYQPTLATEMGAMQERITSTKRGSITSVQAVYVPADDLTDPAPATTFAHLDATTVLSRKIAELGIYPAVDPLDSTSRILTAEILGDAHYNTAQRVKEILQRYKELQDIIAILGMEELSEEDKQVVHRARRVQRFLSQPFHVAEQFTGLKGVLVPIEDTIKGFNEIIDGKWDHLPESAFNLVGTIEDAAAKGERLMKESAK; this is encoded by the coding sequence ATGACAACTGCAACAGCAACGAATACGGGCAAGGTTACGCAGGTAATCGGTCCGGTTGTTGACGTGAGCTTCGAGGGTGAAGGGTCGCGGCTGCCGGCGATTCTCGACGCTCTGGAAGTCACCAAAGCCAACGGCCAGAAAGTAATCCTCGAATGTCAGCAGCACCTCGGCGAAGACCGCGTCCGGACCATTGCCATGGATTCGACGGAAGGTCTGGAGCGGGGAAGCACCGTCGTTCACCTTGGTACGCAAATTACGATGCCGACCGGCGACGGAATCCGCGGCCGTCTTTTTAATGTCGTTGGTCAAGCCATCGATGGAATTCCCCAGCCCAAGAGCGAAGGCGGCATGTCCATTCACCGCGCGGCCCCGAAGTTCGAAGACCTCGCCACGTCGACGGAGGTTCTGTTCACGGGGATCAAAGTGATTGACCTGCTGGAGCCCTACGCGAAAGGCGGTAAAATCGGTCTGTTCGGTGGTGCCGGTGTAGGAAAGACGGTTTTGATTCAGGAACTGATCAACAATATCGCCAAAGCATACGCAGGTCTGTCGGTGTTCGCCGGTGTCGGCGAGCGTACCCGCGAAGGAAATGACCTGCTGCGCGAAATGATTGAAGCCGGTATCATCAAGTACGGGGACAACTTCAAGCATTCGATGGAAGAAGGCGGCTGGGACCTTTCGCAGGTAGACGCCGAGACGCTGAAAGAAAGCCAGGCCACCTTTATCTTCGGCCAGATGAACGAGCCTCCCGGCGCCCGTGCCCGGGTTGCCCTGTCGGGTCTGACGATCGCCGAGCACTTCCGTGACGGCGACGGTACGGGCCAGGGCCGCGACATCCTGTTCTTTATCGACAACATCTTCCGCTTTACGCAGGCAGGTTCGGAAGTATCCGCTCTGCTGGGCCGGATGCCGTCGGCCGTAGGATACCAGCCCACGCTGGCAACCGAGATGGGTGCCATGCAGGAGCGTATCACCTCGACCAAGCGCGGTTCGATCACCTCGGTACAGGCCGTTTACGTACCTGCCGATGACTTGACCGACCCCGCTCCGGCGACGACCTTTGCTCACCTTGACGCCACGACCGTATTGAGCCGGAAAATCGCCGAGCTGGGTATCTACCCGGCCGTGGACCCGCTGGACTCAACTTCCCGGATTCTGACCGCCGAAATCCTCGGCGATGCGCACTACAACACGGCGCAGCGCGTGAAGGAGATCCTGCAGCGGTACAAAGAACTTCAGGACATCATCGCCATCCTCGGGATGGAAGAACTGTCGGAAGAAGACAAGCAGGTTGTACACCGGGCCCGCCGCGTACAGCGCTTCCTGTCGCAGCCGTTCCACGTAGCCGAGCAGTTTACGGGTCTGAAAGGCGTACTGGTTCCGATTGAAGACACCATCAAGGGCTTCAACGAAATCATCGACGGCAAGTGGGACCACCTGCCCGAGTCAGCCTTCAACCTCGTCGGTACGATTGAAGATGCCGCTGCCAAAGGCGAGCGTCTGATGAAAGAATCCGCAAAATAA
- a CDS encoding DUF5672 family protein, whose protein sequence is MNSTAVVVPVYTLSLTPFEQVSLQQCVRVFANRPVYLVKPEHLDVSPLLRQFPNLRVKSFPNEYFTGISGYNRLLCSEFFYEAFAEHEWMLICQTDAFVFRDDLDQWTARGYDYVGAPQFGDIGPRITGDRTLREKLSPYLQWPILNGGLSLRRLSACIRLLKAYHRFRKDWPGNEDHFFSLHFPRLIPFRGLMNLPRPKEALAFAMEMEPARSVEINGGQLPMGVHAWFKYDLPFWKPYIAGLGFNVEG, encoded by the coding sequence ATGAATTCCACCGCCGTTGTCGTTCCGGTTTATACCCTGTCTCTGACGCCCTTTGAGCAGGTTTCGCTCCAGCAGTGCGTGCGGGTGTTTGCCAACCGGCCTGTGTATCTGGTCAAACCGGAGCATCTGGACGTTTCGCCGCTGCTCAGGCAGTTTCCGAATCTGCGCGTCAAATCCTTTCCGAACGAATACTTTACGGGCATCAGCGGCTACAACCGGCTCCTCTGCTCCGAATTTTTCTACGAAGCTTTTGCCGAACACGAATGGATGCTGATCTGTCAGACCGATGCCTTCGTGTTCCGCGACGACCTTGACCAGTGGACGGCCAGAGGGTACGATTACGTCGGTGCGCCCCAATTCGGCGATATTGGCCCCCGCATCACCGGCGACCGGACGCTGCGCGAAAAGCTGTCGCCCTACCTGCAATGGCCGATTCTGAACGGCGGCCTGTCGCTCCGGCGGCTCTCGGCCTGCATCCGGCTTCTGAAGGCTTACCACCGCTTCCGGAAGGACTGGCCCGGCAACGAAGACCACTTTTTCTCACTGCATTTCCCGCGTCTGATTCCGTTCCGGGGCCTGATGAATCTGCCGCGGCCCAAAGAAGCGCTGGCCTTTGCGATGGAGATGGAACCCGCCCGCAGCGTAGAAATCAACGGCGGCCAACTGCCCATGGGCGTACACGCCTGGTTCAAATACGATCTACCCTTCTGGAAGCCGTATATCGCTGGGTTGGGGTTTAACGTTGAAGGTTGA
- a CDS encoding glycosyltransferase family 2 protein, which yields MTRLSISVAMCTYNGERYLQEQLDSIAAQDHLPDELVVVDDVSKDNTTTILRQFAERVPFPVRILINESNLGSTKNFEKAAVHCTGDILVFADQDDAWRRDRLSATQQFFLDNPDKDGFFSNATLIDGQSNPVGRTIFDEIQFTPEQQARWRSGKAYDILYYGYVVTGATMAIRRSVLERVLPFPTHIKYLIHDGWISLILALEDKIDFTNEQLISYRQHEHQQVGFKAPRKKVTLVDRLMRGREEKLHFIQLEYDRFKQLYELLDSRPDTPKEKLQLLAQKRDHLWFRANLSPFHHRRILPVLREYSSGNYRRFNGYWLHTVLGDLLEN from the coding sequence ATGACTCGATTGTCCATTTCGGTGGCAATGTGTACGTACAACGGCGAACGCTATCTGCAGGAACAGTTGGACAGCATTGCCGCGCAGGACCATTTGCCGGACGAACTGGTCGTTGTGGACGATGTTTCAAAAGACAATACCACAACGATTCTCCGGCAGTTTGCCGAACGAGTGCCTTTCCCGGTGCGAATCCTGATCAACGAGTCGAACCTGGGCTCAACAAAAAATTTCGAAAAAGCGGCCGTCCACTGCACGGGCGATATTCTTGTGTTTGCCGACCAGGACGACGCATGGCGCCGGGACCGCCTCTCCGCAACGCAGCAGTTCTTCCTCGATAATCCCGATAAAGACGGGTTTTTCTCGAACGCTACCCTCATCGACGGCCAGTCGAACCCAGTCGGCCGGACGATCTTCGACGAAATCCAGTTCACGCCCGAGCAGCAGGCCCGCTGGCGCTCCGGAAAGGCTTACGACATTTTGTATTACGGCTATGTAGTGACGGGCGCGACGATGGCTATCCGCCGCTCCGTGCTGGAACGGGTGCTGCCCTTTCCGACGCATATCAAATACCTGATTCACGACGGCTGGATTTCGCTGATTCTGGCGCTGGAAGACAAAATCGACTTCACGAACGAGCAGCTGATCAGCTACCGGCAGCACGAACACCAGCAGGTCGGCTTCAAAGCGCCCCGCAAGAAGGTGACGCTGGTGGACCGGCTAATGCGCGGCCGCGAAGAAAAGCTGCACTTTATCCAGCTGGAGTACGACCGCTTCAAACAACTGTACGAACTGCTCGACAGCCGTCCGGATACGCCGAAGGAAAAGCTGCAGCTGCTGGCGCAGAAGCGCGATCATCTTTGGTTCCGGGCTAATCTGTCGCCCTTCCACCACCGCCGGATTCTGCCCGTCCTGCGCGAATACAGCTCGGGAAATTACCGGCGTTTCAACGGCTACTGGCTGCATACGGTACTCGGGGATTTGCTGGAAAACTAA
- the atpC gene encoding ATP synthase F1 subunit epsilon, translating to MQLEIITPDRKVFTGEASSVTFPGSEGQFQVLNSHAPMVSTLARGPVTVVTATGTQSFTVDGGVVEVLNNKVLVLAEAVL from the coding sequence ATGCAACTCGAAATCATCACGCCCGATCGCAAGGTGTTTACCGGAGAAGCTTCTTCAGTGACGTTTCCCGGCAGCGAAGGGCAGTTTCAGGTGTTGAATAGCCACGCCCCGATGGTCAGCACGCTGGCTCGCGGCCCGGTTACGGTGGTGACGGCCACCGGAACGCAAAGCTTCACCGTCGATGGCGGCGTTGTGGAAGTGCTGAACAATAAAGTACTCGTACTGGCAGAGGCCGTTCTGTAA
- a CDS encoding dipeptidase has protein sequence MNTYLEANKERFLNELLDLLRIPSVSADPKFAGDVRRCAEAVREKLTAAGLDRAELCETAGHPIVYGEKIIDPNLPTVLVYGHYDVQPADPYELWNTPPFEPTIRNERIYARGACDDKGQFYMHVKAIEAMLATDGLPCNVKVMIEGEEEVGSDHLGTFVAENREKLAADVILISDTSIIANDCPSIETGLRGLSYVEVEVTGPNRDLHSGVYGGGVENPVNVLCRMIASLHDESGRITIPGFYDNIIELSADERAELAKAPFDEQEYMRDLGLKAVKGEAGYTTPERTSIRPTLDVNGIWGGYTGEGAKTVLPSKAHAKISMRLVPGQDPDQITDLFARHFTSIAPDTVTVQVRPHHGGQPYVTPTDSVEFEAARRAFREAWGKEAIPTRGGGSIPIVALFEKELGIKSILMGFGLDIDALHSPNESYGLFNFYKGIETIPFFYKHYALLKKEEVTA, from the coding sequence ATGAACACCTATCTGGAAGCGAATAAAGAGCGTTTTCTGAACGAACTGCTTGACCTGCTGCGGATTCCGTCCGTAAGCGCCGATCCGAAATTTGCCGGGGATGTGCGCCGCTGCGCCGAAGCGGTCCGGGAGAAACTGACGGCCGCCGGTCTGGACCGGGCCGAACTCTGCGAAACGGCCGGTCACCCGATCGTTTACGGCGAAAAAATCATCGACCCGAATCTGCCGACGGTGCTGGTCTACGGCCATTACGATGTGCAGCCCGCCGACCCGTACGAACTCTGGAATACACCGCCCTTTGAGCCGACCATCCGCAACGAGCGCATCTACGCCCGGGGTGCCTGCGACGACAAAGGCCAGTTTTATATGCACGTCAAGGCCATTGAAGCCATGCTGGCGACCGACGGACTGCCCTGCAACGTCAAAGTGATGATCGAAGGCGAAGAGGAAGTCGGTTCGGACCATCTCGGCACGTTTGTGGCCGAAAACCGGGAAAAGCTGGCGGCCGACGTCATTCTGATCTCCGACACGAGCATCATCGCCAACGACTGTCCGTCCATCGAAACGGGCCTGCGCGGCCTGTCGTACGTAGAGGTGGAAGTGACCGGCCCGAACCGCGATCTGCACTCGGGCGTGTACGGCGGCGGCGTCGAAAACCCCGTCAACGTGCTGTGCCGGATGATTGCCTCGCTGCACGACGAAAGTGGCCGCATCACGATTCCGGGCTTTTACGACAACATCATTGAACTGAGTGCCGACGAGCGCGCCGAACTCGCCAAAGCGCCGTTCGACGAGCAGGAATACATGCGCGACCTCGGCCTGAAAGCCGTCAAGGGCGAAGCGGGCTACACCACGCCCGAGCGCACCTCCATCCGTCCGACGCTCGACGTAAACGGCATCTGGGGCGGGTACACGGGCGAAGGGGCCAAAACGGTACTGCCCTCGAAGGCCCACGCCAAGATTTCCATGCGTCTGGTGCCGGGCCAGGACCCCGACCAGATTACGGACCTGTTTGCCAGACACTTCACGAGCATTGCCCCCGACACGGTGACGGTGCAGGTTCGGCCGCACCACGGCGGACAGCCGTACGTTACGCCGACGGATTCGGTGGAGTTTGAAGCGGCCCGGCGCGCCTTCCGCGAAGCCTGGGGTAAAGAAGCGATTCCGACCCGCGGCGGCGGCAGCATTCCCATCGTGGCGCTGTTTGAAAAAGAACTGGGCATCAAGTCAATCCTGATGGGCTTTGGCCTCGACATCGACGCCCTGCACTCGCCCAACGAAAGCTACGGGCTGTTCAATTTTTACAAAGGCATTGAAACCATTCCGTTTTTCTACAAGCATTACGCTCTTTTGAAGAAAGAAGAAGTAACCGCTTGA
- a CDS encoding serine hydrolase domain-containing protein, giving the protein MKRVLLMMLLLGMVLTSAAQTLPVELDSLMSRSFPADKPGGALYVQLNGKTVYQKGFGLADLTNGKAVTPETTFRLASVTKQFTAMCILLLDKQKKLSVDDPLLQFFPAFNPVLGKKITVRHLLTHTSGLVDYETLLAPDRVVPVSDAEVLALVGQRDSTYFEPGTDFRYSNTGYCLLEQIVEKTAKQPFSTFLKQNIFDPLGMTATRLYEPQLIIPNRAMGYAEDESGAIQAADQSVTSATKGDGCIYTSIKDYQKWLEALDQNRLVNLPAALSRISQPLGDGTNAFYGCGWFQYRPEDADMEYFHSGSTSGFSTFVVRVPGQKLAIVLFSNLANNTNPFAEVLDIITAISDNPPRIDVWAMHDLTR; this is encoded by the coding sequence ATGAAACGCGTGTTGCTGATGATGTTGCTGCTTGGTATGGTCCTGACGTCTGCCGCTCAGACGCTGCCGGTGGAACTGGATTCGCTGATGAGCCGCAGCTTTCCGGCCGATAAACCCGGCGGGGCGCTGTATGTCCAGCTGAACGGGAAGACGGTTTATCAAAAAGGCTTCGGCCTGGCTGACCTGACCAACGGAAAAGCCGTGACGCCCGAAACGACCTTCCGCCTGGCGTCCGTCACCAAGCAGTTTACGGCCATGTGCATTCTGCTGCTGGACAAGCAGAAAAAGCTGTCGGTCGATGATCCTCTGCTCCAGTTCTTTCCGGCGTTCAACCCGGTTCTTGGCAAAAAGATCACCGTCCGGCACCTGCTCACGCATACCTCCGGGCTGGTCGATTACGAAACGCTGCTGGCGCCCGACCGCGTGGTGCCCGTCTCCGATGCCGAGGTACTGGCGCTGGTCGGTCAGCGCGACAGCACTTATTTTGAACCGGGAACGGACTTCCGCTACAGCAATACGGGCTATTGCCTGCTCGAACAGATTGTGGAAAAAACGGCAAAACAGCCGTTTTCGACTTTCCTGAAGCAAAACATCTTCGATCCGCTGGGGATGACGGCCACCCGGCTGTACGAACCGCAGCTCATCATTCCGAACCGGGCGATGGGCTATGCCGAAGACGAATCCGGGGCCATTCAGGCGGCGGACCAGAGCGTAACGAGCGCCACCAAAGGCGATGGCTGCATCTACACCTCGATCAAAGATTACCAGAAGTGGCTGGAAGCCCTCGACCAGAACCGGCTGGTCAATCTGCCGGCGGCCCTGAGCCGGATCAGCCAGCCCCTCGGCGACGGCACCAACGCTTTCTACGGCTGCGGCTGGTTCCAGTACCGGCCCGAGGATGCGGATATGGAGTATTTTCACTCGGGCAGCACCAGCGGATTCAGCACGTTTGTGGTCCGCGTACCGGGGCAGAAACTCGCGATTGTGCTGTTTTCCAATCTGGCCAATAACACGAACCCCTTTGCGGAGGTTCTGGATATTATCACGGCCATTTCGGACAATCCGCCCCGCATCGACGTCTGGGCCATGCACGATCTGACCCGGTGA
- the prmA gene encoding 50S ribosomal protein L11 methyltransferase encodes MNYTEVQVTVAPDYADILTAELAELGFDSFVETDEGLTAYIPEADFQSDALQEVIDKYAGQTAIAYKVASLEKRNWNEEWERSYQPIEVTGTSRTARVRASFHEPDPRFDYDIVINPKMSFGTGHHETTAMMLEHQLGLETAGKAVLDVGSGTGILAILSALQGARRLVAFDVEDWAVENARENAGLNGCPQIEVFQGMIDAVSPEERFDIVLANINRNVLLQDIPAYVQRMAPDAVLLVSGFYEFDAPDIEQKASESGLRPQSRLTRNNWASILFVKDNPQ; translated from the coding sequence ATGAATTATACGGAAGTACAAGTAACTGTCGCGCCTGACTATGCCGACATTCTCACCGCCGAGCTGGCTGAGCTGGGTTTTGACTCGTTTGTCGAAACCGACGAGGGCTTGACCGCCTACATCCCCGAAGCTGATTTCCAGTCGGATGCGCTGCAGGAAGTCATCGACAAATACGCCGGTCAGACGGCAATAGCCTATAAGGTCGCTTCGTTAGAAAAAAGGAACTGGAACGAAGAATGGGAGCGGAGCTACCAGCCGATTGAGGTCACTGGCACCTCCCGAACCGCCCGCGTCCGGGCCTCTTTCCACGAGCCGGACCCACGGTTTGACTACGATATCGTCATCAACCCAAAAATGTCGTTCGGCACCGGGCACCACGAGACCACGGCCATGATGCTCGAACACCAGCTTGGGCTGGAGACGGCCGGAAAAGCGGTCCTCGATGTCGGCTCAGGAACGGGCATTCTGGCGATTCTGTCGGCCCTGCAGGGCGCCCGTCGGCTGGTGGCGTTCGATGTGGAGGACTGGGCCGTCGAAAATGCCCGCGAAAACGCCGGGCTGAACGGCTGTCCGCAAATCGAAGTGTTTCAGGGAATGATCGACGCGGTCAGCCCGGAAGAGCGGTTCGACATTGTGCTGGCCAACATCAACCGGAACGTGCTGCTGCAGGATATTCCGGCCTACGTGCAACGGATGGCCCCCGACGCGGTTCTGTTGGTCAGCGGCTTTTACGAATTCGACGCCCCGGATATTGAGCAGAAAGCCAGTGAGTCGGGTCTGAGGCCGCAATCCCGTCTGACCAGAAACAATTGGGCGTCGATCTTATTTGTTAAAGACAACCCGCAGTAA